The Microbacterium oleivorans genome contains the following window.
CCACACCGGGCCGGGGGCGACGACGTTGACCCGGATGCCGCGGGGCGCGAGCTGCTGCGACAGGCCCTTCGAGAAGTTGTTGATGGCGGCCTTCGTCGCGGCGTAGTCGAGCCGGTCGGGCGCGGGTTTGTACGCCTCGAGGGATGCGGTGTTGATGATCGAGGCTCCGGCGGGCAGGTGCGGCAGCGCGGCCTTGGTGATCCAGAAGTTGGCGAAGACATTGGTGTGGAAGGTCTCGGCGAACTGCTCGTCCGAGAGGTCTTCGAGCCGGTCGACGGCCACCTGCTTGCCCGCGTTGTTGACGAGGATGTCGATGCCGCCCAGGAACTCGGCGGCCTCCGCTACGAGCGCGCGACAGGCGTCGGGGTCGGAGATGTCGCTGGCGATGGCGTGACCGCGGACGCCTGCCTCGGCGATGAGGCCGAGGATGCGGTCGGCGTCGCGCTGCTCGGCGGGCAGATGCACGATGACGACATCCGCCCCCTCGCGTGCGAAGGCGATCGCCGTGGCGCCGCCGATGCCGGAGTCGCCGCCGGTGATCAACGCCTTGCGGCCGAACAGACGACCGGAGCCGCGGTAGGTCTCCTCACCCAGATCGGGAACCGGGTCCATGTCGGCTTGGACCCCCGGCTCGGGCTGGTGCTGCACGGGCGGCTCGACCCGCGCATATCGGGTGATCGGGTTGTCGAAGGTGTACTGATCGCTCTGTTCCACGCGCTCACGCTAAATCTCGCCGATCGGCCACGCGAACGCTTGCGAAAGTCAGGAGGTGGGCGTAGTGCCCTCGACGAGCGCGAGCGCCGTCTGCAGCGCGTCGCCGGCCCCGGCGGCATCCACCCGCACCAGGACGAAGGCCGACACCACGAGCCCGGTGCAGGCGTCGGCCAGCAGGCCGCGCTCGAATTCGTCGAGCTCCGGGCGGCGTGCGGCCACACCGCGGCCGAAGGCCGATCGAAGCTCGGCCCGGTAGTCGGCGACGACCCGGGCGACGGTCTCGTCTCGGGCGATCGGCGCGGCGGCGGTGTTCACCAGCAGACATCCGCTCGAGGCCGGAAGCGAACCCGGACGCATGAGCGCGGCGTGCAGGCCCGAGAGGTACTCCCCTAAGGCCGCGGGCGCCACGTCCTCGGCGCGCAAGGGCGCCAGACGCGGGCGGATCACCTCGTCGAGGTAGCTGTCGACTGCGGCGTCGAACAGCCCGCGCTTCGATCCGAAGCCGTGATAGATGCTCGACCTGCTCAGCCCCGTCACCCGCTCGAGATCGGGCAGCGCGGCGCCCTCGTATCCCTGATCCCAGAAGACGGAGCGTGCGGCGCGGACGACGTCGGCCCGCACGTAGGTCTGTGTTCGGCCCATCGGAAGCCCCTTTTGTGTATCGACCGGTTCAGTATATATTGAACCGGTCGATACAGAAATACGCGGCCTCGACCGCGGGAAAGGCGGCGCTCATGGTCATCATCGGTCTCGCGCTCGCGGGTCTCGCGGCCCTCGTCCACGTCTACATCTTCTATCTCGAGTCCATCGCGTGGACCGGCGCTCGGGCTCGCGCGACGTTCGGCAGCGGCACGGCGGAACAGGCGCAGACGCAGAAGGCGCTCGCCTTCAACCAGGGCTTCTACAACCTGTTCCTCGCCATCGCCGCCCTGCTCGGCATCGCTCTCCTCGCCACCGGTCAGACCGAGGTCGGCGCGACGCTCGTGTTCACCGGGGCCGGCTCGATGGTGGCCGCGAGCCTCGTGCTGATCCTGTCCGACCCGTCGAAGGCGTCGGCCGCCCTCAAGCAGGGCGTCATCCCCGCTCTCGCCATCGCCAGCCTCATCATCGGTCTCGCCACCTCCTGAGACCACCCCGATCCCCACGAAGGAGCCATGTGAACAACGACACGAGCACGCAGATCCGTCTCGCCCGCCGCCCCGAGGGGTGGCCGACCCCCGACGACTTCACCGTCGCCACCGTCACGCTCGACGAGCCGGCTCCCGGCGAGGTGCGCGTGGCCAACGCGTTCGTCTCGGTCGACCCGTACATGCGCGGTCGCATGAACGACGTGCGCAGCTACGTGCCGCCGTACGCATTGGGTGACGTCATCGCCGGAGGGGCCATCGGACGCGTGGTGGCGTCGGCCTCCGACGCGCTTCCGGTGGGCACCGTCGTGCTGCACCAGCACGGCTGGTCGGATGTCGTCCAGGCCGATGCGTCGACCTTCCGTGCGGTCGCCGAGCTTCCCGGCGTTCCCCTCTCGGTCCGGCTTCACATCCTCGGGATGACCGGGCTCACGGCATACGTCGGATTGACCGCGATCGCGCGGTTGCAGCCGGGAGACACCGTCTTCGTCTCGGGCGCCGCCGGCGCCGTGGGCACCGCGGTCGGCCAGATCGCGAAGCTGCTCGGTGCGGGCCGGGTCATCGGCTCGGCCGGCTCGGCCGAGAAGGCGGCGCTGCTGACGGCGAAGTACGGCTACGACGCGGCGCTCGATTACAAGGACGCACCCGTCCGCGAGCAGCTCGCGACGCTCGCGCCCGAGGGCGTCGACGTCTTCTTCGACAACGTCGGCGGCGACCACCTCGAGGCGGCGCTGGACGTGATGAACACCGGTGGACGCATCGCGCTGTGCGGAGCCATCGCCGGGTACAACTCGACCGAGAAGTCCCCCGGCCCCGACAACATGGCCAACATGATCACGCGGGGCCTCTCGGCCACCGGCTTCACCCTCGGGTCGTACCTGCACCTGTCGCCGGAGTTCACCGAGAGGATGACCGGCTGGTTCGCCGAGGGCCGCATCGCCTATGACGAGACGATCGTCGACGGCATCGAGAACACCGTCGAGGCGTTCCTGGCGATGATGCGCGGAGCGAACACCGGCAAGATGCTCGTCCGCATCCCCGAGGCCTGACCCGCCCCCGCGACCGACGAAAGGCGGTGATGCCGAGAGCATCACCGCCTTTCGCGTCCGAGGATGCGGCCGTCAGCCGGTGGCGACGGTGAGGATGGTGTCGGTCGTCGGACGGTGGCGCGTGGGGCGGGTGCGCGGGGGTGCCGATGAGCCGGCTGCGGCGTCGATGAATGCGCCCAGCACCTCGGGTGTCGGCAGATCGACCCAGAGGCGGATGCTGCCCGGCTCGGTCCCGGTGCCCGACACCAACGCCGCCCCGCCGAGGCGGTCGAGGAGCGGCGCGAGCTGCCGGGCGCGCACGTCCGAGATCTGCCCGACCACGCGGCCGCGGGCGTACACCGCGATCGCGGTGGGATTGCGGCGGTCGCGTCGCTGGCGCCGGATGACGTAGAGACGCTCGCCTCGGATCTGGCGCTGACGGTCGTTCACGATGAAGTGGGTGCGCTCGATGCGCGACCGCTGCGACTCGAGACCCCGCAGGTCGGGCACGCTCTCGTGGGAGTGAGCGCCGAGCGACAGCAGATCTCGGACACGTTCCCACCAGAGGTTCATCGTGCCCACCCTACGGACGCGGTCCCGTGATTCCGCCGGGGCGGCGGGCGGGCGAGGTCGCCGACATCAGTGCGCCGCGACCTGCGGCGCGGCTTCGACGGGTTCGGGCTTGCGGACGAAGAAGGTCAGCGCCACGGCGACCGAGGCGATCACCGCACCCGTGAAGAAGGCGGTGTGCACGCCGCTCGCGGTCGCCGAGACGGCGGCCGCTCCGCCCGCGGCCGCTGCGGCCGCCCCCACCGACATGAGCGTCACGAACAGGGCGGTGCCCGCCGCACCCGCCACCTGCTGGAGGGTGCTCACGGTCGCACTGCCGTGCGAGTACAGACGCGCCGGCAGCGAACCGAGCGCCGAGGTGAGCAGCGGTGTGAAGACGCAGCCGAGGCCGAGGTTCAGGGTCATGTGCACGGCGATGATCCATCCGATCGAGGTCTCGGTGCCGAAGGTGGTCATGCCCCACAGCGCCGCCGCGGCGACGATCATGCCCGGGATGACCAGCGGGGTCGGTCCGAATCGGTCGAACAGCGCACCAACGACGGGTGCGATCAGCCCCATCAGCACACCGCCGGGAAGCAGCATGAGACCCACGGTCAGAGTGTCGAGCCCCAGGACCTGCTGCAGGTAGAGCGGCAGCAGGATGAGCGAGCCGAACAGCGCCGACATCACCACGACCACCAGCACGACGGCGAGGCTGAACGACCGCGAGCGGAAGGTCCGGAGGTCGAGCAGCGCAGCGTCCTGCTTCTGCAGCGCGAGCTGGCGGACAACGAACGCCGCGAGCGAGAGGGCGCCGACGACGAGCGGGATCCACACCGGCACCGGGGCGTGCCCGGCGGCCGATTCGCCGATCGAGCTCAGCCCGAAGATGAGTCCGCCGAATCCGACGGCCGAGAGGATGACCGACGCGACGTCGAAGCGCGCCTCGCGCGTCTCGGTGACGTTCTTGACCCAGATGGCGCCGAGAGCGAGGGCCAGCAGGGCGATGGGGAGGACGAGCCAGAACATCCAGCGCCAGTCGAGCACCGACAGGATCAGCCCCGAGACGGTGGGGCCGATCGCCGGCGCCACCGCGATCACGATGCTGATGACGCCCATCATGCGCCCGCGGCGCGAGGGCTCGACGACGTTGAGCACCGTCGTCATCAGCAGCGGCATCATGATCGCGGTGCCCGACGCCTGCACGACGCGTCCGGTCAACAGCATCCCGAAGCCGGGCGCCAGGGCCGCGATCAGGGTGCCCGCGGCGAAGAGGGTCATCGCGGTGAAGAAGATGCGTCGCAGCGGGAACCGCGCGAGCAGGTAGCCGGTGAGCGGGATCACCACGGCCATCGTGAGGAGGAAACCGGTAGTCAGCCACTGCGCCGTCGCCGCGGTGATGTCGAGATCGACCATCAGTCGCGGCAGGGCGACGCCCATGATCGTCTCGTTGAGGATGACGACGAACGCCGACGCCACGAGCAGGGCGATGACGGGTCCGGTGCGCACCGCCGGGGTCACGACGGCGGTGTTCAGGGGAACGGATGCGGTGGAGGGATGCTGCTGCTCAATTGTCACCGACTGATCATATGTCAGTCACTGCCATCTTGTCGCTGTGAGACAATAACGTCATGGAGCCGAAACACGAGGAGGCGCCCGAGGACGAGCAACGCGCCGGTCTGCGCGAACGTCGTCGTCGTGAGACGCAACGCGAGCTGTCGGACGCCGCCCTCGATCTCTTCGAGGAGCGCGGCGTGCACGGCACCACCGTCGACGACATCGCCCGGCGCGCCGGCACGTCCCAGCGCACCTTCTTCCGGTACTTCCCGACGAAGGAGGCCGCCGTCTTCGCCAGCGCCGACGACTCCGCCCGTGTCGTCGACGACGCCATCGAGGCCGTTCGCGGCGGCGCGTCCATCGTCGAGGGCATCGAGCGCGGCTGGCTGCGACTGCTCGACCACCTCGATGAACACCCCGACGAGCACCTCCGCACCCTGCGTGTGCGACGAGTCGTCGGCAGCGAGCCCTCGCTGCTCGCGCTCGCCCTCTGCAACGAGGCCGAGCAGGTCGAGCAGCTGATGCAGGCGGCCGTGCAGGCGACCGACCGCGAGACCGACATGGTCGCGGTGCGCGCCGCGGTCTCGACCCTCGCGCTGATCCTCCGCCTGACCTTCGACGAGTGGGCTCGCCGTGCGGAACTGAACGAGCGAGCGAGCATCCGTCGGATCTACAGCGAAACACGGCGGGGTGTCGCGGCGATCGCACGAGACCTCGAAGGCGAACCGCGTCGCGTCGGCTGAACGGATCGGCCGACGCCCCGGCCCGCATCGAGCGGGTCGCGGCGGCCCGTTCCCGCGGTCAGCGCACGTCGGAGGTGCGCAGGCGCCGGTGAGCCACCGGCGCTCGTGTCCCCCGCCGACGCGTGCGCCCGGTGGTCGGTCGCGATGCGGCGGGACGCGCGGCGGCCGCGACAGCGGCGGCGGCGGCCGCGGGCGAGGCGTGGATGCCGAGGTCGGCGCCGTGGCCGCTCTCGGCATCGAAGGTGGCCGGAGCGACACCGGTGGTCACGAACCCGGCGTACTGACCGTCGAGAGTGGCGACGAAGAAGTCGTCGTCGGCCTGACGCCAGGTGAGCGCGGGCGCGGAAGAAGAAAGAGAAGAGAGCACGAGGGCCTTAGAACGAGGGGCGCACAGATCGGTGCGCGCGAAAAGATGGGGGCTGGATGTTCCAGTGATCACGTCAGACGATCTGCTCGACGGTGAGCCAGACAAACGACGCACGAGTCCCGGAGGGACCTGTCTACGTTAGCACGGAGCTTCGAGGCAGGGGCCGTGGCCAGTCACGAGCGCCAGCGGGCGAAGGTGGCGCGCAGTCGCGTCGTCGCGCCTTCGACGAAGAGAGGATGCCGTCGGTACCAGGCGATGTGGGCTTCGGCGACCTCGGCGGGGTCGATCTCGACGCCGCCGACGAGCCAGTGCGGGTGCGGCTCGTCGGACAGGCCCCACGCATCCACCACCCACGGCTCGAGGGGAGCCCGCACCGAGTTCAGCAGCGGCCTGCCCGGATCGGTGGGCTCGCCCGCGTCACCCAACGCGTCGAGCACACGCTCGCCCAGCGGCATCCAGATCGGGTTGCCGGGGTGATTGACCGTCCTCATGAGCTCGGCCGAGGTGGGATGCAGCAGATCCGAGACCGCGACGTCGATGTCCTGTTCGCGCCGGCGCAGCTCGGCGAGCGAGTCGTCCGCCGTGGCCAGGACTCCCTCGCGATCGAGAGCGTCGCGGACGGGAAGCCCGATGAGCGCAGCCAGGGTGCGGACGTCGTGGTATGCCACCACCGGCGGGACCTCGTCGACCCCCGGCACGTGGAGCGCCGCCTGGAACGGGTGGAGACCGGCGTAGCGAACCACCGGAAAGGTCACGAGAGCGGCCGTCGCCGGGAGGGACGCCGCCAGCTGCCGCGTGCCGAGCGGCAGCCCGTGGTAGTCCTCGCGCACGGGCTGGGCGACCAGGAACGAGGCACGACGCAGAAGCGCGTGCAGGCGTTCGGCATCCGCCGCCGTCATCTCGTGGACGGCGGGGACGCGGACCGTCGGGCGATCGGGGGCATCGAGGACGATCCGCAGCGATTCGGCCTGGCAGTTGCCCACCACGACCCCGAAGCCGTCGGGAAGCTCGTGGTCGCGCTGCGCTGTCGACACGGGAGGCATCCCTTCACTGTGGCGGCGACGCCGCGTCCGCGAAGCCCTTTGCGCTCACGCCGCGCCGTGCGGTAGTGCGGCCGCTCGGGCGCGGTGTCGACGGACGCCGTCACGGTTGGCGCACCGGACCGAGCAGTAGCGCTGCCGCCCGTTGCGCGTGATGTCGACCACGACATTTCGGCACGGGTCGCCCGGGGCGTCCCCCGCGGCACACCTGCCGAGCCGGTCCATCCCGCGCGTCGTGAGATGGAGGGCCGTCCCCACCGCGATCACCGCACCCAGCACCTGCGGCAGGCGCTGGTCGTCGTCGCGGTAGTGCAGGTGCCACCCGCCGTCGTGATCGGTCAGCCGGGGGTAGGCGGTCGCCTCCGCCATCCGACGGTTCAGGAGGGCGGCGCGGTGCTCGGCGGTCGGCGCATCGACGACGTCGAGCCAGCCGTCGACGACCAGCCGGGTGCGATCCAGATCGGAGTCCGACGCGGGCGCGTACACCGCCGTCATCCCGAACTCGTACGAGCGCTCCACGACGCCGTCGCGGTCTGCGGGCCAGTCGTTCGCAAGCGACGCCGCCAGCATGACCGCGTACTCGCCGTAAGGGTTGAGTTGCATAAGGGCATTACAACACGATCGGAGCATGACCTCATCCGCCGCCACCCGAACCCCTCCCGAGCGCAACGCCTCGACGCACGCGACAGCCGTCCGATCCGCATCGGAATCGCACGAGCACGGTTGGATCACCGAGTCGTCGCACCGCACCTCGGACGGCACGATCCGGTACGTGCGGTGCGCGATCTGCAATGCGCGTCGCGTCGACGCCGATGCGATCGACGCCGCGGCGCCGGTCGCCGCGAGCCGCGAGATCCGTCAGCCGATTTCACCCGGATGAGTGAGACGCCACCACGCGGTGGGCGGCTCGATCATGCCCTCGAGGACGACCGGCGTGCTGTCGGTCTCGGGGCCGGCCGTCCAGGTGACCTCGCCGATCGTCTCGCCGTCGACCCACTCGACCGGCTCACGGTGCTGCATCTCGACGACGATCGGCGTATCGGACCACGTCAGCAGCGAGGCGCCCTCTGCGAGCACGACGTCGAGGCTGCTCCCCCAGGCCGTCGTGTAGGTGCCGATCCGCTGACCGGGCTGCGCGAGGGCCGTGCGGTGGAAGCCCGCGGCCAGGCGCTGCAGCACACCTGCCGCGCTCGCGCCCACCGCCTGCTGCGAAGCGCCGCCGAGCGCCACCCCGATCACACGCAACGGCTCCGCCGTGCCGACATCGACCGTCGCGCTGTAGAGGAGGTTGGACCCGCTGTCCTCGAGCGTCCCGGTCTTCAGGCCGTCGATGCCCATCTCGCCCAACATGCGGTTGGTGTTCGCCAGCGGCCCCGTCGCCGGGAACGACACGGACGGCGTCGCGGCGATGGCCGACACCGTCGGGTCCGCCTTCGCCAGCCGGCCCAGGGCGATCAGGTCGGTCGGCGTGCTCGTGTTGCGCGGGTCGAGGCCCGTCGGCTCGACGATGGTCGTGCGCTCGAGGCCGCGTGCCGACAACCATCGGTCCGCGGCGCGGCGATACCCGTCGACGGAGCCGAAAGCCCAGACAGCGATCACCTCGGCGTAGTTGCTCGCCGAAGGCACGAGCATCGTCGCGAGGGCGTCGCGCAGCGACATCGAGCTCCCCGCGGGCATCGCCGCGATCGTCGCATCCCGGACGAAATACGCGTCGTACAGCGCGTGGTCGGCACGGTCGAAGGTCAGCGTCGGGCCGACGTCGGAGGCGTCGGCGAGAGGGAACGCGTCGAGCACCACGAGGGCGGTGACGAGCTTGGTGATGCTCGCGATCGGGCGCGGCTCGTCGTCACCGTAACGTGCCCAGACACCCGCAGCCTCCGGTCCCAGGTAGGCCTCGGCCCCCGCCACCGACAACGCGGCGACGCCGTCGGGGGCGAAGCGGATGTCGGCGGCCGGCGGAGCGGCCGGCGCCGACGGCGCGGTGATGGCCGCCAGCGGCGCTCGCAGCGGCGCGTTCAACGCCCAGGCCGCGTACCCGGCAGGCGGCGCGAGCACGACGACGGCGACCACGGCCGAGGCGATGAGTCCCCGACGGCGACGGCGACGCCGCGCCGCCGGGTCGATGGCCCGCGCCGCGCGGTCGGTGGCCCCGCCACCACGGAGCATCTCCGCGAACTCGACGAGATCATCGCCGTCCCGTGTGCGTTCCTCCATCGAGACCCCCTCCTGCGTGCACCATCTTCACGCAAACGTCATCCTCACGGATGATTCCGGATCTTCAGCAAACCCATAGTCTGAGGGCGTTCTCGTATCAAGGGGGTTGCACGTGCACCGGAACACGCTTCGATGGGCGGCACCGGCCGTCGTCGGTCTGGTCTTCATTCTCGCCGGCTGCACGGGCGGCGACCCCGCCACGCCCGACGACGAGATCTCACCGCTGGGCGAATACTTCTCGGCCTTCTACGGCGGCGACCTCAGCGAAGAGGAGCAGCAGGCGAAGTTCGAGGCCGACGACAAGCAGCGCGAAGAGCTCATGGCGCAGTGCATGCAGGACGAGGGATTCGAGTACATCCCCGTCCCCACGTCGGGCGCGGTCTTCAGCTCCGGCGAGGAGTGGAAGCCCGACGATCGCGAGTTCGTATCGCAGTGGGGCTACGGCGCCGTCGAGTACCCGGGCGCCGACGAGCAACCCGATCCGGAGCAGACCACCACCGACCCCAACTCGGAATACGTCATGAGCCTGTCGGAGTCGGAGCAGACCGCCTATTACGAGGCCCTCTACGGCCCCACTCCGAGCGAGGACGAGATGTCGGAGGACGGCTCGTACGAGTACAACTGGGAGACGGCCGGCTGCAGCGGCTGGGCGAGCCACGAGATCAGCGGCGACGACCCGCTGCAGTCCGACGAGTTCGCCGACGTGATGGATGCCATCAACGCCTTCTACGAGAACTCCGCCACGCTCCCGGCCATCGCGGAGCTCGACCGCGAGTGGGCCTCGTGCATGGACGGCGCCGGCTACCCCGGCTTCGCCTCGCAGGCCGACGCGCAGAACTCGATCTACGACGAGCTGAACGCCCTGTGGAGCGAGAACACCTCCGAGACCGGCCCCGACGAAGCAGCGATGGACGAGATCCACGAGCGCGAGGTCGAGCTCGCTCTCGCCGACCTCGACTGCCGCGAGGAGACCGACTACCGCGCGAAGTACCAGGATGCGCAGTTCGAGGCCGAGGAGCAGTTCATCGCCGACCACAAGACCGAGCTCGACGCGATGAAGGCGGCGGCTGAGCAGGCTCGTTCGTGACGGGCGGCCGGTCGTCGGGCTCCGACTCCCCAGGGTCCGACGACACCTTCGATGAGCTCATCGGCGACCCGGCTCCCGAGGTCGACGTCGCACCGGAGGAGGAAGCGGCCGTCGACGGCAGCGCGGTGGAGCCCGCTCCGGGCCGCCTCGGCGTCTGGCGCTCGGTGGTCTCGCGCAACCGGGCGCTGTGGATCACGGCCGCCGTCGCCGTGGTCGCGCTCGTGGGCGGCCTGCTGCTCGGACGATTCGTGATGGCGCCCGCCTCGGCCGCCTCCGACGACGCCCCCGCGCCCGGCCTGGTGACGGTGCCGGTCGAGTTCGGAGCGCTCAGCAACGACGTCACCATCCGCAGCGACGTCGGCTTCGCCGACCCCGTGGAGGTCATGATCGACACCTCCACGATCTCCGGACCCGCCGTGGTCACCGGGCAGGTGCCCGAGATCGGTGCCGAGCTCGGGCCCTTGTCGGTCGCCCTGGAGGTCGCCGGCCGCCCGGTGATCACCCTCCCCGGCGAACTGCCCGCCTACCGCACCCTTCGGTTCGGCGTCTCGGGGCCTGATGTCGCGCAGTTCAAGGAGGCGATGCGCGACGTCGGGATCGACGCCGGCGACCCCGGCAACGACGTCTTCGACGAGCAGGCGTCGAACGCCGTCACGGCCCTCTATGCCGCGGTCGGCTACACCGGCCCCGAGTCGGAGGAGGACGGCGAGAGCTCGGTCCGCGCCGCGCAGGAGGGCGTCCGCGGGGCGGAGCAGGCTCTGTCGAGCGCTCGCACCGCCCTCGCCTCGGCCGGTCGCGACGGCAACGCGATCGCGCGCGCCGATCTCGACATCGCGAACGCCCGAGCCGTGCTGCAGGGCGCCCGCGACAACGGAGCGCCGTGGGACGAGATCGTCGCGGCCCAGAACCAGGTCGCTACCGCCGAGCTGGCGCGGGAGCAGTTGAATGCGGCGCCCGACACCAGCGCGGAGCGTGCCGCCGTCGAGTCGGCGCAGTCGCAGCTCTCGCAGGCGCAGGACGACCTGGCGCGAGCACGACAGCAGGCGCTCCCCGCACTGCCCGCCGGCGAAGTCCTGTACCTCACCGAGCTCCCGCGCCGCGTCGACGCGGTCGCCGCCGAGCGCGGCGGCATCCTGTCGGGGGCGGCGATGACGGTCTCGGGCGCGACCGTGGCCCTCACCGGCTCGGCCGCCGAGGCCGACGCGAAGCTGCTCCAGGTCGGTGCGACCGCGACGTTCGCCCTCCCCGACGGTGCGGAGCACACGGCCACCGTCACCGAGGTCGCCCCGGGCGCCGACGGCGAGAGCCGCTGGCAGGTGACGCTGCAGCCGGCGGAGCTGTCGGCCGATCAGATCGTGCAGCTGCAGGGAACCAATGTGCGCGTCGTGATCGCCGTCGGCGCCACCGCGGGCGACGTGCTGAGCGTGCCCGCCGCGGCGCTGACTGCCGGTCCCGGCGGTGAGACGCGCGTGGAGGTCGTCGAAGGCGACCCGCGGGACCCGGACGCCCGCACCCGGCTGGTGGTCGTGGAGACCGGCTTGTCGGCGGGTGGCGCCGTCGAGGTGCGACCGACCGAGGGCGAGCTCGCAGCGGACGACCTCGTCGTGGTCGGGCGATGACGACGGTGACCGAGGGCCTGACCGGCACGGGCACCGCGCCCGACGTCATCCGTTCGGATGACGTTCCGCCGGTGATCGAGCTGCGCGACGTGACCCGTTCGTTCCCGGGGCCCCCCGAGGTGCAGGCGCTGAAGGGGATCAACCTCACCGTCGCGGACGGCGACTACGTCTCGATCGTCGGGCCCAGCGGCTCGGGCAAGTCGACGATGCTCAACATCCTCGGTCTCCTCGACCGCCCGACCGTGGGCGAGTACCGTCTGGCGGGCGAGCTCACCGGCGGCTACAGCGAGGACGAGCGCGCGGCCGTGCGAGCGCGACGGCTGGGGTTCGTCTTCCAGGCGTTCCATCTCATGCCGCGCCGCACGGTTCTCGAGAACGTCATGCTCCCGATGCTGTACAGCGGCACACCGCGCGGCGAGCGCGGCGACCGCGCCCAGGCCGCGCTCGAACGCGTCGGCCTCGGTCATCGCGTCGACTTCCTGCCCGGACTCCTCTCGGGGGGTGAGCGCCAGCGTGTCGCCGTCGCCCGGGCCGTCGTGACGCAGCCGCGGGTGATCCTGGCGGATGAGCCGACCGGCAACCTCGACCAGGCGACGACCGCCGACATCATGGCGCTGTTCGAAGAGCTCAACGCGGGCGGTCTCACCTTCGTCGTCATCACCCACGACCAGCACGTCGCCGATCGCGCGGCGCGCCGCATCCGCATCGCGGACGGTCGGATGAGCGAGCTCGCCTGATGGCCGGGCCTGCCCCGCGCCGGCGCCTCCCGCGCCTGCGTCGTCGCCGCGGCGGCGAGACGACCGAGACCACCGCCGTGGCCGAAGCGAACCGCGTCCCACGGGCGGACCGCTTCGGGCTGGGCGACCTGGTCCTCGAGGCGACCGTCG
Protein-coding sequences here:
- a CDS encoding D-alanyl-D-alanine carboxypeptidase family protein; its protein translation is MEERTRDGDDLVEFAEMLRGGGATDRAARAIDPAARRRRRRRGLIASAVVAVVVLAPPAGYAAWALNAPLRAPLAAITAPSAPAAPPAADIRFAPDGVAALSVAGAEAYLGPEAAGVWARYGDDEPRPIASITKLVTALVVLDAFPLADASDVGPTLTFDRADHALYDAYFVRDATIAAMPAGSSMSLRDALATMLVPSASNYAEVIAVWAFGSVDGYRRAADRWLSARGLERTTIVEPTGLDPRNTSTPTDLIALGRLAKADPTVSAIAATPSVSFPATGPLANTNRMLGEMGIDGLKTGTLEDSGSNLLYSATVDVGTAEPLRVIGVALGGASQQAVGASAAGVLQRLAAGFHRTALAQPGQRIGTYTTAWGSSLDVVLAEGASLLTWSDTPIVVEMQHREPVEWVDGETIGEVTWTAGPETDSTPVVLEGMIEPPTAWWRLTHPGEIG
- a CDS encoding ABC transporter ATP-binding protein: MTTVTEGLTGTGTAPDVIRSDDVPPVIELRDVTRSFPGPPEVQALKGINLTVADGDYVSIVGPSGSGKSTMLNILGLLDRPTVGEYRLAGELTGGYSEDERAAVRARRLGFVFQAFHLMPRRTVLENVMLPMLYSGTPRGERGDRAQAALERVGLGHRVDFLPGLLSGGERQRVAVARAVVTQPRVILADEPTGNLDQATTADIMALFEELNAGGLTFVVITHDQHVADRAARRIRIADGRMSELA